The following are from one region of the Populus trichocarpa isolate Nisqually-1 chromosome 8, P.trichocarpa_v4.1, whole genome shotgun sequence genome:
- the LOC7483908 gene encoding phosphatidylinositol 4-kinase gamma 7, translated as MSPKLDSPVQTQMALAVFKSPLGGEYHGSQRMEGKQPAVRRRVFVQTETGCVLGMDLDRSDNAHTVKRRLQIALNVPTEESSLTFGDMVLKNDLSAVRNDSPLLLTRNFLHRSSSTPCLSPTGRDTQQRDQSSPIEILGHSNSFAKVRQSVKESIKAIKNGVDPLPVHSGLGGAYYFRNSRGQSVAIVKPTDEEPFAPNNPKGFVGKALGQPGLKRSVRVGETGFREVAAFLLDHDHFANVPPTALVKITHSIFNVNDGVNGNKPHKKKQVSKIASFQQFIPHDFDASDHGTSSFPVTAVHRIGILDIRILNTDRHGGNLLVRKLDGVGRFGQVELIPIDHGLCLPETLEDPYFEWIHWPQASIPFSDDELEYIEKLEPGKDCDMLRMELPTIRDACLRVLVLCTIFLKEAASSGLCLAEIGEMMSREFRAGEEEPSELEAVCIEARRLIAEREVFSPRGYLGDDQDFQFDLDCDETHYDFTPKLTADDYLTRSPFQFGIGSGSGRFLLSKLEESIEEEESEGEEEQECFTALRTPEKFPTISKLSMSLKSSTTLGDKNQKFSGTKPETGYLSNRSSGHRSANEQLPASMSFVELADMTEEEWTLFMEKFQELLYPAFAKRKSVTFGQRQRQRQRLGTSCQF; from the coding sequence ATGTCTCCTAAATTGGACAGCCCAGTTCAAACACAGATGGCACTGGCAGTCTTTAAGAGCCCACTTGGCGGGGAATACCACGGAAGCCAAAGAATGGAAGGGAAACAACCTGCTGTGAGGAGACGGGTTTTTGTGCAAACTGAGACTGGTTGTGTCTTGGGGATGGACTTGGATCGCAGTGACAATGCTCATACAGTGAAAAGAAGGCTGCAGATTGCACTTAATGTTCCAACCGAAGAGAGTTCCTTGACTTTTGGGGATATGGTGCTGAAGAATGACCTTAGTGCTGTTCGTAATGATTCACCTCTTCTCTTAACACGGAACTTTCTTCATAGAAGCTCATCCACGCCCTGTCTTTCACCGACTGGAAGAGACACCCAACAGAGAGACCAAAGTAGTCCTATTGAGATATTGGGACACTCAAATAGCTTTGCTAAGGTGAGACAATCGGTCAAGGAAAGCATCAAGGCAATTAAGAATGGTGTTGATCCACTTCCAGTTCATAGCGGCCTCGGAGGTGCATACTACTTTAGAAACAGCAGAGGTCAGAGTGTTGCCATTGTGAAGCCAACTGATGAAGAACCTTTTGCGCCAAACAATCCAAAAGGTTTTGTTGGCAAAGCTCTCGGGCAACCAGGTCTGAAACGGTCTGTGCGTGTTGGGGAGACAGGGTTCAGGGAAGTGGCAGCATTCCTTCTTGACCATGACCACTTTGCTAATGTGCCCCCTACTGCACTTGTGAAGATCACTCACTCAATCTTCAATGTCAATGATGGGGTGAATGGCAATAAGCCACACAAGAAGAAGCAGGTCAGCAAGATTGCATCTTTCCAGCAGTTCATTCCACATGATTTTGACGCCAGTGATCATGGGACTTCAAGTTTCCCAGTTACTGCTGTGCATCGAATCGGGATTTTAGACATTAGAATTCTTAACACAGACAGGCATGGTGGAAACCTTTTGGTGAGGAAGCTTGACGGTGTCGGGAGATTTGGGCAAGTAGAGCTGATTCCAATTGATCACGGGCTTTGCTTGCCAGAAACATTGGAGGATCCGTACTTCGAGTGGATTCATTGGCCTCAGGCTTCGATTCCGTTCTCAGATGACGAACTTGAGTATATTGAAAAACTTGAACCAGGCAAAGATTGTGATATGCTGCGGATGGAGCTCCCAACGATCAGAGATGCTTGTCTACGGGTCCTGGTTCTCTGCACAATTTTTCTCAAGGAAGCTGCCTCCTCTGGTCTCTGTCTTGCTGAAATTGGTGAGATGATGAGCAGGGAGTTCCGTGCTGGGGAGGAGGAACCCAGTGAGCTTGAGGCTGTGTGCATTGAGGCAAGGAGGTTAATAGCTGAGAGGGAGGTGTTTTCTCCCCGGGGTTATTTGGGAGATGATCAGGATTTCCAATTTGATTTAGACTGTGATGAAACACATTATGACTTCACCCCAAAGCTAACAGCAGATGACTACCTGACTAGGTCACCATTCCAATTTGGAATTGGATCTGGGAGTGGTCGCTTCCTGCTTTCCAAATTGGAGGAAAGCATTGAGGAAGAGGAAAGTGAAGGGGAGGAAGAGCAGGAGTGTTTTACTGCCCTGCGCACTCCTGAAAAATTCCCAACCATTTCAAAACTTTCCATGTCACTGAAGAGTAGTACCACATTAGGTGACAAGAACCAGAAGTTCTCAGGAACAAAACCAGAAACTGGCTATCTTAGTAATAGATCATCTGGTCACAGGAGCGCTAACGAGCAGCTCCCTGCGAGTATGAGTTTTGTGGAGCTGGCAGATATGACCGAGGAGGAATGGACCCTGTTTATGGAGAAATTTCAGGAACTGCTGTACCCAGCATTTGCCAAACGCAAATCTGTTACCTTTGGTCAGAGGCAGAGACAGAGACAGAGGCTTGGTACTTCATGCCAGTTTTGA
- the LOC18101485 gene encoding uncharacterized protein LOC18101485: MSKANVRKQILEKNSIFIKEKEKPLSSQGLFTKHLKRVYPIGLHRSSSSLSLSSVSLSLSQNSNDSSLTDCSATPLEQKISLALRLISPSERREVPVARNFQTRQQRQQQQQKQDQGSNDGELKRCNWITKNSDKVYVAFHDEFWGVPVYDDIQLFELLALSGMLMDYNWTEILKRKELFREAFDGFNPNIVAKKGEKEIMEIASNKAIMLAESRVRCIVDNARCLLKIAREFGSFSNYMWGNVNFKPTINRYKYPRNVQLRSPKAEAISKDLLKRGFRFVGPVIVYSFMQAAGLTIDHLVDCYRYGECVSLAERPRRHI, from the exons ATGTCTAAAGCAAATGTAAGAAAACAGATTCTGGAGAAGAACAGCattttcatcaaagaaaaagagaagccaCTAAGTAGTCAAGGGCTCTTCACTAAACACCTTAAGAGAGTTTATCCAATTGGGCTACACAGAAGCTCTTCATCACTATCCCTATCATCTGTGTCATTATCTTTGTCACAGAACTCAAATGATTCTTCTCTTACAGATTGTTCAGCGACTCCATTGGAACAGAAGATATCCTTGGCGCTTCGCCTAATTTCACCATCGGAAAGAAGAGAAGTCCCAGTGGCTAGAAACTTCCAAACACGgcagcagcggcagcagcaacagcaaaaGCAAGATCAGGGGTCTAATGATGGGGAGTTGAAGAGGTGCAACTGGATTACAAAGAACAGTG ATAAAGTTTATGTAGCATTTCATGATGAATTCTGGGGAGTTCCGGTATACGACGATAT ACAATTGTTCGAGCTGCTTGCGTTGTCTGGTATGTTGATGGACTATAATTGGACAGAGATCTTGAAAAGAAAGGAACTGTTCAG AGAAGCTTTTGACGGATTCAATCCAAATATTGTTGCGAAAAAGGGAGAGAAAGAAATCATGGAGATAGCCTCCAATAAGGCGATCATGTTGGCTGAGAGCAGGGTGAGGTGCATAGTAGACAATGCCAGATGCTTACTGAAG ATTGCAAGGGAGTTTGGATCTTTTAGTAACTACATGTGGGGTAATGTAAATTTCAAACCAACAATCAACAGATATAAGTATCCGAGAAATGTTCAACTAAGGTCTCCGAAAGCAGAAGCCATTAGCAAGGATCTACTGAAGCGTGGATTTCGATTCGTCGGACCAGTGATAGTGTACTCATTCATGCAAGCAGCAGGGCTGACAATTGATCATCTTGTAGATTGTTATAGGTATGGTGAATGCGTAAGCCTTGCAGAAAGACCACGGAGGCATATCTAA
- the LOC7485937 gene encoding uncharacterized protein LOC7485937 isoform X2: MKMAASPVKFTCLLLLLLFTSAWLNSARAHPTVEVDTFSSERIIVDGDGMVTTSIKKIGGRKVVRAHNIKRPDIKGNVAHGGTSRISSANDQVVGKYGYEREVMDIGNKRNGGRFPEGVKESGFVAFNADYHEPRHHPPKNN, translated from the exons ATGAAAATGGCTGCTTCGCCTGTGAAGTTTACATGCTTGCTGCTCTTACTGCTGTTTACAAGTGCATGGCTCAACAGTGCACGTGCCCATCCAA CTGTGGAAGTCGATACTTTTTCAAGTGAAAGG ATAATAGTGGATGGCGATGGAATGGTCACGACCAGCATTAAAAAGATAGGAGGAAGAAAAGTGGTTCGAGCCCACAACATCAAAAGGCCAGACATTAAAGGCAATGTAGCGCATGGAGGGACCTCAAGGATTTCGAGTGCAAATGATCAAGTGGTTGGAAAATATGGCTACGAAAGAGAGGTTATGGATATAGGAAATAAGCGAAACGGGGGTCGATTTCCTGAAGGGGTTAAAGAGTCAGGTTTTGTAGCTTTTAATGCTGATTACCATGAGCCTAGGCACCATCCACCTAAAAATAATTGA
- the LOC7485937 gene encoding uncharacterized protein LOC7485937 isoform X1: protein MKMAASPVKFTCLLLLLLFTSAWLNSARAHPTAVEVDTFSSERIIVDGDGMVTTSIKKIGGRKVVRAHNIKRPDIKGNVAHGGTSRISSANDQVVGKYGYEREVMDIGNKRNGGRFPEGVKESGFVAFNADYHEPRHHPPKNN from the exons ATGAAAATGGCTGCTTCGCCTGTGAAGTTTACATGCTTGCTGCTCTTACTGCTGTTTACAAGTGCATGGCTCAACAGTGCACGTGCCCATCCAA CAGCTGTGGAAGTCGATACTTTTTCAAGTGAAAGG ATAATAGTGGATGGCGATGGAATGGTCACGACCAGCATTAAAAAGATAGGAGGAAGAAAAGTGGTTCGAGCCCACAACATCAAAAGGCCAGACATTAAAGGCAATGTAGCGCATGGAGGGACCTCAAGGATTTCGAGTGCAAATGATCAAGTGGTTGGAAAATATGGCTACGAAAGAGAGGTTATGGATATAGGAAATAAGCGAAACGGGGGTCGATTTCCTGAAGGGGTTAAAGAGTCAGGTTTTGTAGCTTTTAATGCTGATTACCATGAGCCTAGGCACCATCCACCTAAAAATAATTGA
- the LOC7485939 gene encoding uncharacterized protein LOC7485939 encodes MGVATSSMAAKFAFFPPNPPSYTILVDEETGKLRLSSDTLHQRYNVDVLRLCTKKGNEIVAMYAKNPSASLTVLYSHGNAADIGQMYHIFTELSLHLNVNLMGYDYSGYGQSSGKPSEQDTYADIEAAFKCLEETYGVKEEDIILYGQSLGSGPALELATCLPELRAVILHSPILSGLRVMHPIKKTFWFDIYKNIDKIPLVNCPVLVIHGTEDEVVNFSHGKQLWELCKEKYEPLWLKGGNHCNLELYPEYLKHLKKFICAIEKLQPRLRNVSAQSTDQPEQPLNTAEHNAEKPRPSTDHKEKARPSIGHREKSRLSTDSREKARASTDRRERARKSIDRMGKARNSTDQPEKARNSFDRLGDMVRSVGLCNVDCLKQTAAEA; translated from the exons ATGGGGGTAGCAACATCATCCATGGCAGCAAAATTTGCTTTCTTTCCACCAAATCCACCATCTTACACCATATTAGTGGATGAAGAAACCGGAAAACTTAGGCTCTCATCAGATACACTCCACCAGAGGTACAACGTGGATGTTTTGAGATTATGTACCAAGAAAGGCAATGAGATTGTTGCCATGTATGCGAAGAATCCATCAGCTTCATTGACAGTGTTGTATTCTCATGGCAATGCTGCTGATATTGGCCAGATGTATCATATTTTCACTGAGCTTAGCTTGCATCTCAATGTTAATCTTATGGG GTATGATTATTCTGGCTATGGACAGTCTTCTGGAAAG CCAAGTGAGCAAGACACGTATGCTGATATAGAGGCTGCATTTAAATGCCTTGAAGAGACATATGGAGTGAAGGAGGAAGACATTATATTGTATGGCCAGTCGTTAGGGAGTGGACCTGCTCTTGAATTGGCTACTTGTTTGCCTGAATTAAGGGCTGTTATTCTTCACAGTCCTATCCTGTCTGGCCTTCGAGTCATGCATCCTATCAAGAAAACATTCTGGTTCGACATTTACAAG aatattgataaaatccCGCTAGTCAACTGCCCAGTTCTTGTAATTCAT GGAACAGAAGACGAAGTTGTGAATTTCTCTCATGGGAAGCAGCTCTGGGAGCTTTGCAAAGAGAAGTATGAGCCATTGTGGCTTAAAGGAGGAAACCACTGCAATCTGGAACTCTACCCAGAATACTTGAAGCATCTCAAGAAGTTCATATGTGCCATCGAAAAATTGCAGCCGCGTCTTAGAAATGTATCGGCCCAAAGTACTGATCAACCTGAACAACCCTTGAATACTGCAGAACACAATGCGGAGAAGCCAAGGCCAAGCACAGATCATAAAGAGAAGGCAAGGCCTAGTATTGGACACAGAGAAAAATCCAGGCTAAGCACAGACAgtagagagaaagcaagagccAGCACTGACAGAAGAGAAAGGGCACGAAAGAGCATTGATCGCATGGGCAAAGCAAGAAATAGCACGGATCAGCCAGAGAAAGCTAGGAACAGCTTCGACCG GTTGGGAGACATGGTGAGGTCTGTTGGATTGTGCAATGTTGATTGTCTGAAGCAGACAGCTGCCGAGGCCTGA